The following proteins come from a genomic window of Candidatus Palauibacter soopunensis:
- a CDS encoding efflux RND transporter permease subunit → MIDLAIRRPVATAAIYIALFALGVTSFRLIPVEDLPEVEFPRLTVSATWNGASPEALEAFVTAPLETVIQQVGGVERVVSESSADPRGTGSSARIEVEFERDTRMEFARLELGERINSIRDELPEGVVPLLSEYVPQEFAEEEERLLSFSLTGPYTFARLGEIAEEEIAPFVRGLPGVSAVDVRGAERREIAVELDRGRLEALGLRPEEVSRRIAELSEPNAPGSVELDGRQFAIAVRTRALEVSDIADMIVLTRPDGPVRVGDLGQVRDQTEDPLFFWRINSQPTISISVYRQSGTNVIQIADDVKAAMTELGSTLPAGVGLELLQDQSENIREQLTELRLRAIAAAIVIFIVLTLFLRSLGAVLVVFATIGFSVLTAVNFLYIGGFSLNLLTLWGLAWGFGLVVDNGIVVLENVERHRRAGADPSDAASRGARQVVLPVLAATLTTAIVLVPFLFLQGELRVYYLPLTFAVGFSIIASLFVAFTFVPALASRVARMRDSAGAVVDPGLTTGDAANAPIRPSEPFYIMGYRSLLGFALRHPVLVALVCLGSLAGSWYLFDEHVSTGRYWSGFGGSDSYITITISFPRGAGLERTDELARSFEAKLATIDEVERFEAQVRPNYAFMRAQFPDELEHTSIPVAIKDQMTAYSYGFSGVDVFVRGFGPSFYGGGSSPPNYSLQVLGYNYLTVQEIAEEIASRLTRFSRINDVDPNANSNWYQRDREFEYYVEPDREALAAYNLPVSQLLNYVSSNIQGRPFGSRIRVGGEEVRYAVKVDGYREFDFHDLSDLRVPISSREELRLANVAEVGRRQVLASIRREDQQYERTVAWQFRGPVRFGDLVRDAVVDAMELPPGYRIEKSRYGGWTTEETTQMWVVLAFSILLIYMVTAGLFESLLAPFVVLFSLPFALIGVFLIFFYTDATFTRTAFIGTIMMGGIVVNNAILVVYHIGEVRKRMPTAAAIVQGTLERVRPILMTTLTTVFGLLPLVLFAPSQDENIWNALALATIGGLISSTLFVLVAIPVAYRYIVARRI, encoded by the coding sequence ATGATCGATCTGGCCATCCGCCGGCCGGTGGCGACCGCCGCCATCTACATCGCGCTCTTCGCGCTCGGCGTGACGAGCTTCCGGCTCATTCCGGTCGAGGATCTGCCCGAGGTCGAGTTTCCCCGTCTCACGGTCTCAGCCACCTGGAACGGCGCCTCGCCCGAGGCGCTGGAAGCGTTCGTGACCGCGCCGCTCGAAACCGTCATCCAGCAGGTCGGCGGGGTGGAGAGGGTCGTCTCGGAATCCTCCGCCGATCCACGCGGGACGGGGTCCAGCGCCCGCATCGAAGTCGAATTCGAGCGCGATACGCGCATGGAGTTCGCCCGCCTCGAGCTCGGCGAACGGATCAACTCGATCCGGGACGAGTTGCCCGAGGGCGTGGTGCCCCTCCTCTCCGAGTACGTCCCGCAGGAATTCGCCGAGGAAGAGGAGCGGCTGCTCAGCTTCTCCCTCACCGGCCCCTACACGTTCGCGCGCCTGGGAGAGATCGCCGAGGAGGAGATCGCGCCCTTCGTGCGGGGGCTGCCGGGCGTGTCCGCGGTGGACGTGCGGGGGGCCGAGCGCCGCGAAATCGCGGTCGAGCTCGACCGGGGCCGGCTGGAGGCGCTCGGGCTGCGGCCGGAGGAGGTCAGCCGGCGGATCGCCGAACTCTCCGAGCCGAACGCTCCGGGATCGGTCGAACTCGATGGGCGGCAGTTTGCCATCGCCGTTCGCACCCGGGCGCTCGAGGTGTCCGACATCGCGGACATGATCGTTCTCACGCGGCCGGATGGACCCGTCCGCGTGGGCGATCTGGGGCAGGTGCGCGACCAGACGGAAGACCCGCTGTTCTTCTGGCGCATCAACTCGCAGCCCACGATCTCGATCAGCGTGTACCGCCAGTCGGGCACGAACGTGATCCAGATCGCGGACGACGTGAAGGCAGCGATGACCGAGCTGGGCTCCACGCTTCCGGCGGGGGTGGGCCTCGAGTTGCTGCAGGATCAGAGCGAGAACATCCGCGAGCAGCTCACGGAACTTCGGCTCCGCGCCATCGCCGCCGCCATCGTGATCTTCATCGTGCTCACGCTCTTCCTGCGGTCGCTCGGCGCCGTCCTCGTCGTGTTCGCCACGATCGGGTTCAGCGTCCTGACGGCGGTGAATTTCCTTTACATCGGCGGGTTCTCGCTCAACCTGCTCACGCTGTGGGGACTCGCGTGGGGGTTCGGCCTTGTCGTGGACAACGGCATCGTCGTGCTCGAAAACGTGGAGCGTCATCGCCGGGCGGGGGCGGACCCATCCGATGCCGCGAGCCGCGGGGCGCGCCAGGTCGTCCTGCCGGTCCTCGCCGCGACGCTGACGACCGCGATCGTGCTCGTCCCCTTCCTCTTCCTGCAGGGGGAGCTGCGGGTCTACTACCTGCCGCTCACGTTCGCCGTGGGCTTCTCGATCATCGCGAGCCTCTTCGTGGCGTTCACCTTCGTTCCGGCCCTCGCGTCCCGCGTCGCCCGCATGCGGGATTCCGCCGGGGCGGTGGTCGATCCGGGCCTGACGACGGGGGACGCCGCAAATGCGCCGATCCGGCCGTCCGAACCGTTCTACATCATGGGATACCGGTCGCTCCTCGGGTTCGCGCTCCGGCACCCCGTCCTCGTCGCGCTCGTCTGCCTCGGGAGCCTCGCCGGGAGCTGGTATCTGTTCGACGAACATGTGAGCACGGGGAGGTATTGGAGCGGATTCGGCGGAAGCGACAGCTATATTACGATCACGATCAGCTTCCCGCGCGGCGCGGGGCTGGAGCGCACGGACGAACTCGCGCGTTCCTTCGAGGCGAAGCTCGCCACCATCGATGAAGTGGAACGCTTCGAGGCGCAGGTTCGGCCCAACTACGCCTTCATGCGCGCGCAATTCCCCGACGAACTCGAGCACACATCCATCCCGGTGGCCATCAAGGACCAGATGACGGCCTACAGCTACGGGTTCTCGGGCGTCGACGTCTTCGTGCGGGGGTTCGGTCCGAGCTTCTACGGCGGCGGCTCGAGCCCGCCCAACTACAGTCTCCAGGTGCTCGGGTACAACTACCTGACGGTGCAGGAGATCGCCGAGGAGATCGCTTCGCGTCTGACGCGATTCTCCCGGATCAACGATGTGGACCCGAACGCGAACAGCAACTGGTATCAGCGCGACAGGGAATTCGAGTACTACGTGGAGCCGGACCGGGAGGCGCTCGCGGCCTACAATCTCCCTGTTTCGCAGTTGCTCAACTACGTGTCCAGCAACATTCAGGGTCGGCCGTTCGGGAGCCGGATCCGGGTGGGCGGCGAGGAGGTCCGGTACGCCGTCAAGGTGGACGGGTACCGCGAGTTCGATTTCCACGATCTGAGCGATCTCCGCGTGCCGATCTCTTCCCGCGAGGAACTCCGGCTCGCCAACGTCGCTGAGGTGGGGCGGCGGCAGGTTCTGGCCAGCATCCGACGCGAAGACCAGCAGTACGAGCGGACCGTGGCCTGGCAGTTCCGGGGGCCGGTGAGGTTCGGCGACCTCGTCCGCGACGCGGTGGTGGACGCGATGGAACTCCCGCCGGGATACAGGATCGAGAAGTCGCGTTACGGGGGCTGGACGACGGAGGAGACGACGCAAATGTGGGTCGTGCTCGCCTTCTCCATCCTCCTCATCTACATGGTGACGGCCGGTCTGTTCGAGTCGCTCCTGGCGCCGTTCGTCGTGCTCTTCTCGCTGCCCTTCGCCCTCATCGGCGTCTTCCTCATCTTCTTCTACACCGACGCGACCTTCACCCGCACCGCGTTCATCGGCACGATCATGATGGGCGGCATCGTCGTGAACAACGCCATCCTTGTGGTCTACCACATCGGCGAAGTGCGCAAACGCATGCCGACGGCGGCGGCGATCGTGCAGGGGACACTGGAGCGCGTGCGCCCCATCCTCATGACGACGCTCACGACGGTGTTCGGACTCCTGCCTCTCGTCCTCTTCGCCCCCTCTCAGGATGAGAACATCTGGAACGCGCTCGCGCTGGCGACCATCGGCGGGCTGATTTCGAGCACGTTGTTCGTCCTCGTCGCAATTCCGGTCGCATATCGTTACATCGTGGCACGCCGTATCTGA
- a CDS encoding peptidylprolyl isomerase, with product MTAPATFQARFETSKGTFVVEAHREWAPNGVDRFYNLVENGFFDDVRFFRVIAGFMAQFGINGDPEIQSGWRDANIQDDPVVMGNTRGRISFAQTSMPNSRSTQLFINFGDNSRLDGMGFAAIGEVIEGMDVVDALYSGYGEGAPGGNGPSQGRIQQEGNAYLEAEFVELDYIQRATISGGN from the coding sequence ATGACGGCTCCGGCGACTTTTCAGGCTCGGTTCGAGACTTCGAAGGGAACGTTCGTGGTGGAGGCGCACCGGGAGTGGGCCCCGAACGGCGTGGACCGCTTCTACAACCTGGTGGAGAACGGGTTCTTCGACGACGTGAGGTTCTTCCGCGTGATCGCCGGGTTCATGGCACAGTTCGGGATCAACGGAGACCCGGAGATCCAGTCCGGGTGGCGGGACGCGAACATCCAGGACGATCCGGTGGTCATGGGGAATACGCGCGGGCGGATAAGCTTCGCTCAGACATCCATGCCGAACAGCCGGAGCACCCAGCTCTTCATCAACTTCGGCGACAACTCGCGGCTCGACGGCATGGGCTTCGCGGCCATCGGCGAAGTCATCGAAGGCATGGACGTCGTGGACGCGCTCTACTCCGGATACGGCGAGGGCGCGCCCGGCGGGAACGGGCCGAGCCAGGGGCGTATCCAGCAGGAGGGGAACGCCTACCTGGAGGCGGAGTTCGTCGAACTGGATTACATCCAGCGCGCGACGATCAGCGGTGGAAACTAG